From the genome of Variovorax sp. RA8, one region includes:
- a CDS encoding tryptophan 2,3-dioxygenase, protein MSNSPQNVERPDALPTAAGQTPYSAWIQTDVLHSLQRTVSDHPGEHAWIVHVQVSELYWMLIIKEIQTAQTCLRADNLAQAHRTLLRVVAHQEPLDAIWRSIAWMTPNDLLAILSRAAATHGKDTALQGWTYRHMAYLLGIKQAEHLQHFAPQPQRLAQLTKALAEPSLYDDVLACFARIGMDVPRAWLERDLSARYSPSKEVEQVWRNIYADPDTHTELQQLGETLADIAEGFTHWKYRHLMATRRTFGARPAYFGTEGIAWLAPTMDEIPFPELWSARTFIGDPQLRSPAVCPHMAKR, encoded by the coding sequence ATGAGCAATAGCCCCCAGAACGTCGAGAGGCCCGACGCGCTGCCCACCGCGGCCGGCCAGACGCCCTACAGCGCGTGGATCCAGACCGACGTGCTTCACTCGCTGCAGCGCACGGTCAGCGATCATCCGGGCGAGCACGCGTGGATCGTTCACGTGCAGGTGTCCGAGCTCTACTGGATGCTCATCATCAAGGAGATCCAGACGGCGCAGACCTGCCTGCGCGCCGACAACCTCGCCCAGGCGCACCGAACCTTGCTGCGGGTGGTTGCCCATCAGGAACCCCTGGACGCGATCTGGCGTTCCATTGCGTGGATGACGCCCAACGACCTGCTGGCCATTCTCTCGCGCGCGGCCGCGACGCACGGCAAGGACACGGCGCTGCAGGGATGGACCTATCGGCACATGGCCTATCTGCTGGGCATCAAGCAGGCGGAACATCTGCAGCACTTCGCTCCCCAGCCTCAGCGCCTGGCACAGCTCACCAAGGCGCTGGCCGAACCGAGCCTCTACGACGACGTGCTGGCCTGCTTCGCACGCATCGGCATGGATGTGCCGCGTGCCTGGCTGGAGCGTGACCTGAGCGCTCGCTACAGCCCCAGCAAGGAGGTCGAGCAGGTCTGGCGCAACATCTATGCGGACCCGGACACTCACACCGAACTGCAGCAGCTCGGCGAGACACTTGCCGACATCGCGGAGGGCTTTACGCACTGGAAGTATCGCCACCTGATGGCAACGCGCCGGACCTTCGGCGCCAGGCCTGCGTACTTCGGCACCGAAGGCATCGCATGGCTGGCGCCCACGATGGACGAGATCCCGTTCCCCGAGCTATGGTCGGCTCGCACCTTCATCGGCGATCCGCAGCTTCGTTCGCCGGCCGTGTGCCCGCACATGGCCAAGCGATGA
- a CDS encoding DMT family transporter has product MTPQLLSSPSSARVNGRAIAMMIGAMGCFVLNDALVKHVSQFMPSAQLIFVRGVMASGLVLLVAHRLRALRHAGAVLNPRVALRGAVDACATMMYLLSLFRLPIGNATAINLAAPLFMTVFAVFFLGERAGVARWSAVVLGFVGVLCVVQPSGEGFNAWALLCLAGTLFHAMRDLMTRRIDPAIPSVIITLATALAVTVLAGCLTLLSGWQAFALRDLALLGVAAAFLASGYFLLVQCMRTGEVSLTAPFRYMAVLFAMLLGYAIWDEIPNGWAWLGIALLVGSGLYMLHSERGRTRAAALDAQPE; this is encoded by the coding sequence ATGACCCCACAGCTCCTGTCCTCCCCGTCCTCCGCCCGCGTCAATGGTCGCGCCATCGCCATGATGATCGGTGCCATGGGCTGCTTCGTGCTCAACGACGCGCTGGTCAAGCACGTCAGCCAATTCATGCCCTCGGCGCAGCTGATCTTCGTGCGCGGAGTGATGGCCTCGGGGCTGGTGCTGCTGGTTGCCCACCGCCTGCGCGCGCTGCGCCACGCGGGCGCGGTGCTGAATCCCCGGGTGGCGCTTCGCGGTGCTGTCGATGCCTGCGCGACCATGATGTACCTGCTGTCGCTGTTCCGGTTGCCGATCGGCAACGCCACGGCCATCAATCTCGCCGCGCCGCTCTTCATGACCGTGTTCGCGGTGTTCTTCCTGGGCGAGCGCGCCGGCGTGGCGCGCTGGTCCGCCGTGGTGCTGGGCTTCGTGGGCGTGCTCTGCGTGGTGCAGCCCAGCGGAGAAGGCTTCAACGCATGGGCACTGCTGTGCCTGGCCGGCACGCTGTTCCACGCCATGCGCGACCTGATGACGCGGCGTATCGATCCGGCCATCCCGTCGGTCATCATCACCCTTGCCACGGCGCTGGCCGTCACCGTGCTGGCCGGCTGTCTCACCCTGCTGAGCGGCTGGCAGGCATTCGCGCTGCGCGACCTGGCCTTGCTGGGCGTCGCGGCGGCCTTCCTGGCATCCGGCTATTTTCTGCTGGTGCAATGCATGCGCACCGGCGAGGTGTCGCTCACGGCGCCCTTCCGCTACATGGCGGTTCTCTTCGCCATGCTGCTGGGCTACGCCATATGGGACGAGATTCCCAATGGATGGGCCTGGCTGGGCATCGCGCTGCTCGTCGGATCGGGCCTCTACATGCTGCACAGCGAGCGGGGCCGGACCCGCGCGGCGGCGCTGGACGCGCAGCCGGAATGA
- a CDS encoding nitroreductase — protein MNSLIDELICERRTKRGFLDRPVPLETVRDILSVAKYAPSSSNTQPWRCYVVTGEARERVTRAAVEAFRAGPEKLAPEYPFFPQPLHDPYSSRFNTFRGQLGDAQGVHRSDKAGRMRDVERQFLFFDAPVGIIFTMDRRLEWASFICYGCFLQNIMLAAKGRDLDTCPQQIWSLQYPVLRAELGIPEGEMVVAGMSLGYADNSMPENRMALHKLEVEEFATFIAA, from the coding sequence ATGAACTCGCTCATCGACGAACTCATTTGCGAGCGCCGCACCAAGCGCGGCTTCCTCGATCGCCCCGTACCTCTCGAGACAGTGAGGGACATCCTCTCGGTCGCCAAGTACGCCCCAAGTTCGAGCAATACGCAACCGTGGCGCTGCTACGTGGTCACGGGCGAGGCACGCGAACGCGTGACCCGGGCCGCCGTCGAGGCGTTCCGCGCCGGGCCCGAGAAGCTCGCCCCCGAGTACCCCTTCTTCCCGCAGCCGCTGCACGATCCCTACTCGTCGCGCTTCAACACCTTCCGCGGCCAACTCGGCGACGCGCAGGGCGTGCACCGCAGCGACAAGGCCGGCCGCATGCGGGACGTGGAGCGGCAGTTTCTCTTCTTCGACGCGCCGGTCGGGATCATCTTCACGATGGACCGGCGCCTGGAGTGGGCCAGCTTCATCTGCTACGGCTGCTTCCTGCAGAACATCATGCTCGCAGCCAAGGGGCGGGACCTGGACACCTGTCCGCAGCAGATCTGGTCGCTGCAGTACCCCGTGCTTCGCGCCGAGCTCGGAATTCCCGAGGGCGAGATGGTCGTCGCGGGAATGTCGCTCGGCTATGCGGACAACAGCATGCCGGAGAACCGCATGGCCCTGCACAAGCTGGAGGTCGAGGAGTTCGCCACCTTCATCGCCGCCTGA
- the wrbA gene encoding NAD(P)H:quinone oxidoreductase — MFKPKVLVAFYSRNSSTELLAKAIAEGAAGEGADVRLRRARELVSPAVMQQSPGWVERAEKMNARYEAPTEADAEWADAIVLGTPTRFGSISSELKAYIDGLGGLWFQGKLNGKVGSAFGATSSLHGGNESTLLSMYTPMAHLGLIIVPLGYADAAMFKAGTPYGATHVSKLDTVEPDAEHLDVARFQGRRVATVARALRGGSNVDAAA, encoded by the coding sequence ATCTTCAAACCCAAGGTCCTGGTCGCCTTCTACTCGCGCAACAGCTCGACGGAGCTGCTGGCCAAGGCGATTGCCGAAGGCGCGGCAGGCGAGGGCGCCGACGTGCGGCTGCGCCGGGCGCGCGAGCTGGTCAGTCCCGCTGTCATGCAGCAGTCGCCCGGGTGGGTCGAGCGAGCGGAAAAGATGAACGCACGCTACGAGGCTCCCACGGAGGCAGATGCCGAATGGGCCGATGCGATCGTCCTGGGTACGCCGACGCGCTTCGGTTCCATCTCCTCGGAGCTCAAGGCCTACATCGACGGGCTCGGGGGTCTGTGGTTCCAGGGCAAGCTCAACGGCAAGGTGGGCTCGGCCTTCGGCGCGACCTCGTCGCTGCACGGCGGCAACGAGTCGACGCTGTTGTCGATGTACACGCCGATGGCGCACCTGGGCCTGATCATTGTTCCGCTCGGCTACGCCGACGCCGCGATGTTCAAGGCCGGTACGCCCTATGGTGCAACGCATGTCTCGAAGCTCGACACCGTCGAGCCCGATGCCGAGCACCTCGACGTGGCGCGCTTCCAGGGGCGGCGCGTGGCCACGGTCGCAAGGGCGCTGCGGGGCGGGTCGAACGTCGACGCTGCCGCCTGA
- a CDS encoding glutathione S-transferase family protein, with protein sequence MLRLYDSRFSGNCWKVRILLNQLGIPFERVTLDLAKGEAADAAFQQKSRFARVPALELEDGRTLVESAAILLYLAEGTRFIPEDPFLRAEVLSWLFFEQADLQKPIATPRVFHLRGVAADKAEDIARFQKDGNAALGKLEQWLGEHTWLVGERYTLADLAVSCYVSLAGQGGYDMARYPAIQAWTSRVSEQPGWVALLNGE encoded by the coding sequence ATGCTGCGCCTCTATGACAGCCGTTTTTCCGGCAATTGCTGGAAAGTCCGCATCCTGCTGAACCAGCTCGGTATCCCGTTCGAGCGGGTCACGCTCGATCTCGCCAAAGGGGAAGCCGCGGACGCCGCGTTCCAGCAGAAGAGCCGCTTTGCGCGCGTTCCGGCGCTCGAGCTCGAGGACGGCCGGACCCTGGTCGAATCGGCAGCCATCCTGCTCTACCTGGCGGAGGGCACCCGATTCATCCCTGAGGACCCGTTCCTGCGCGCGGAAGTGCTGAGCTGGCTGTTCTTCGAGCAGGCGGATCTTCAGAAGCCGATCGCGACACCGCGCGTCTTTCACCTGAGGGGGGTGGCTGCCGACAAGGCGGAAGACATCGCCCGCTTCCAGAAAGACGGCAACGCTGCACTCGGGAAACTCGAGCAATGGCTCGGCGAGCACACCTGGCTGGTCGGCGAGCGGTACACGCTCGCCGACCTGGCGGTCTCATGCTATGTGTCGCTGGCCGGGCAAGGCGGCTACGACATGGCCCGGTACCCGGCCATCCAGGCGTGGACGAGCCGCGTGAGCGAGCAGCCCGGCTGGGTTGCGCTGCTGAACGGCGAATGA
- a CDS encoding ring-cleaving dioxygenase, protein MSIIKGFHHLTACVSGAQEDVDFYVKLLGQSLVKKTVLLDGEDPIYHLYYGNAKGDAGTLVTSFPFRQKGVKGRRGSGQIRVINYSVPRGALDFWRERFAAHGVAFDKDVVERFGEQRQRFHHPCGIEFDLVASDRDQRLPCLADDIPEAFAIRGVHSITLSLREVAESITFMQEAIDFRYAGESGPYHRFETHSGAPGTIVEFLHEPDRLQGSSIYGEGTIHHVAFAVDSQEQQMQIKDKLMGMGYIDTSESVNRNYFRSMYFKMPGGVIFEAATTDIGFAIDEEPGHFGEEFQLPPWLRDRKQELLGRLEPISA, encoded by the coding sequence ATGTCGATCATCAAAGGCTTTCATCACCTGACCGCCTGCGTCAGCGGTGCCCAGGAGGACGTGGATTTCTACGTCAAGCTGCTCGGCCAGAGCCTGGTCAAGAAGACCGTGCTGCTGGACGGGGAAGACCCGATCTACCACCTCTACTACGGCAATGCGAAGGGCGATGCCGGAACGCTCGTCACGTCCTTCCCCTTCAGGCAGAAGGGCGTGAAGGGACGGCGCGGCTCCGGCCAGATCCGGGTCATCAACTACTCCGTGCCCAGGGGGGCGCTGGATTTCTGGCGCGAGCGCTTCGCGGCCCATGGGGTCGCCTTCGACAAGGACGTGGTCGAGCGCTTCGGCGAGCAGCGCCAGCGCTTCCATCACCCCTGCGGCATCGAGTTCGACCTGGTCGCTTCCGACCGCGACCAGCGTTTGCCGTGCCTGGCCGATGACATTCCCGAGGCCTTCGCCATCCGTGGTGTGCACAGCATCACGCTGTCGCTGCGCGAGGTTGCCGAGTCGATCACCTTCATGCAGGAGGCCATCGACTTCCGCTATGCGGGGGAGTCGGGTCCGTACCACCGTTTCGAGACCCACAGCGGCGCCCCCGGCACCATCGTCGAGTTCCTTCACGAGCCCGACCGCCTGCAGGGATCGTCGATCTACGGCGAAGGCACCATCCACCATGTCGCCTTTGCGGTCGACAGCCAGGAGCAGCAGATGCAGATCAAGGACAAGTTGATGGGCATGGGCTACATCGACACCTCCGAGTCGGTCAACCGCAACTACTTCCGCTCGATGTATTTCAAGATGCCCGGGGGCGTGATCTTCGAGGCGGCCACCACCGACATCGGGTTTGCCATCGACGAGGAGCCGGGTCATTTCGGCGAGGAGTTCCAATTGCCGCCGTGGCTGCGGGACCGCAAGCAGGAACTGCTCGGCCGCCTGGAGCCCATCTCGGCATGA
- a CDS encoding amidase: MSLHAPRAAPPLRQSLDDLAAGRMSASELVRDTLRRADDTQRRLNAFATIPREQAMAAALASDRRYAEGTQRPLEGLPIGVKDLIDTQGIETRYGSPAFIGNIPSADAAVVRTLVEQGAIVVGKTTTHEFAWGVTTASAAFGDTLHPLDARRIPGGSSGGAAVAIADGVMAAGLGTDTGGSVRIPAALCGVTGFKPTHGALPTQGVFPLAASLDHPGLLGASVGDVSVLADALGIVGGSDAADEFDDARIGVICGIASLPPASDVACAFAVAADALASALPLEELNAGDLFGGSFDAFARIVLAEGGFVHFARRDPDWIAAHYGAETVERLTHARATRVEDYALAQQARRTFASGLERLMARHRFLVLPATPCTAPLVGETRLAIGGWTGSVREALMTYTAPFNLAGCPAVSIPLRRRTGALPVGLQVVGRPGEDAALLRIARRMERLLHPTHRSACLPCQTERELSTCPPHREGEM, from the coding sequence GTGAGCCTGCACGCGCCGCGCGCCGCGCCACCGCTGCGGCAATCGCTGGACGATCTCGCCGCTGGCCGGATGAGCGCAAGCGAGCTCGTGCGGGACACGCTGCGGCGGGCCGACGACACGCAGCGCAGGCTGAATGCCTTTGCCACCATTCCGCGCGAGCAGGCGATGGCGGCGGCGCTCGCAAGCGATCGCCGCTACGCCGAAGGCACGCAGCGCCCGCTCGAAGGCCTGCCCATCGGCGTCAAGGACCTGATCGACACCCAAGGGATCGAGACGCGCTACGGATCGCCCGCCTTCATCGGCAACATCCCTTCCGCCGACGCCGCCGTCGTGCGCACGCTCGTGGAACAGGGCGCGATCGTGGTCGGCAAGACGACCACGCACGAATTCGCCTGGGGTGTCACTACGGCGAGCGCTGCGTTCGGCGATACCCTCCACCCGCTGGACGCGCGCCGCATTCCGGGCGGCTCGAGCGGCGGCGCGGCCGTGGCCATCGCCGACGGCGTGATGGCTGCCGGGCTTGGCACGGACACCGGCGGCTCGGTGCGCATTCCCGCCGCGCTCTGCGGCGTGACCGGATTCAAGCCGACCCATGGTGCGCTGCCGACGCAGGGCGTGTTTCCACTGGCGGCCAGCCTCGATCATCCCGGCCTTCTGGGGGCGAGCGTCGGCGACGTGAGCGTTCTTGCCGATGCGCTGGGCATCGTCGGCGGCAGCGACGCAGCGGATGAATTCGATGATGCACGGATCGGCGTCATCTGCGGCATCGCTTCGCTGCCCCCGGCCTCGGACGTCGCATGCGCATTCGCCGTCGCGGCCGATGCGCTGGCTTCGGCCCTCCCTTTGGAGGAGTTGAACGCGGGGGATCTCTTCGGCGGCAGCTTCGACGCCTTCGCGCGCATCGTGCTGGCCGAAGGCGGTTTCGTCCACTTCGCGAGAAGAGACCCGGATTGGATTGCCGCGCACTACGGCGCGGAAACGGTCGAGCGGCTCACTCATGCCAGGGCGACGCGAGTGGAAGATTACGCGTTGGCGCAACAGGCGCGGCGAACGTTCGCCTCGGGCCTCGAGCGTCTCATGGCCAGGCACCGCTTCCTCGTGCTGCCCGCCACGCCATGCACCGCACCGCTCGTCGGCGAGACAAGGCTGGCGATCGGCGGCTGGACCGGCAGCGTGCGCGAAGCCCTGATGACCTACACGGCGCCCTTCAACCTTGCAGGCTGCCCCGCCGTTTCGATCCCGCTGCGCCGGCGTACCGGCGCGCTCCCGGTCGGGCTGCAGGTCGTGGGCCGCCCCGGCGAGGACGCCGCACTGCTGCGGATCGCACGGCGGATGGAACGGTTGCTGCATCCAACACATCGGTCTGCCTGCCTGCCATGCCAGACCGAACGTGAATTGTCGACCTGCCCGCCACACAGAGAAGGAGAGATGTGA
- a CDS encoding LysR substrate-binding domain-containing protein, giving the protein MLDLKDVYYFVQVVDRGGFTSAGQALRLPKSTLSHRVQELEASLGVRLLNRTSRQFGTTDVGKEFYQYAVAMLRSSEIAEEAIRQRLGEPSGVIRITTAVEIAQFALRDLLPVFLNRHPKVQIVEIATDRLVDIVGEGFDLAIRGHTTPLQNSTLVQRAIASVPWYLFASPAYLAKMKEPQSPEDLLHHASISIVRNGPVQWQLKGPGGKEFVVAMAPRFQSNSMVSLKEAACAGLGIAALPGYICRSELEAGSLRQILSGWIAADARIAALIPYRTGLLPAVRSLVDFLAVEIPKVTSFAGH; this is encoded by the coding sequence ATGCTCGATCTCAAGGACGTCTACTACTTCGTGCAGGTCGTCGACCGCGGCGGCTTTACCTCGGCCGGCCAGGCGCTGCGCCTGCCCAAATCGACACTGAGCCATCGCGTGCAGGAACTCGAGGCATCGCTGGGCGTGCGGCTGCTCAACCGGACCTCGCGCCAGTTCGGAACGACCGACGTCGGCAAGGAGTTCTACCAGTACGCCGTGGCGATGCTGCGCAGTTCCGAGATCGCCGAAGAGGCCATTCGACAGCGCCTCGGCGAACCCAGCGGGGTCATCCGCATCACGACCGCGGTCGAGATCGCGCAGTTTGCGTTGCGGGACCTCCTGCCGGTCTTCCTCAACCGACACCCCAAGGTCCAGATCGTCGAGATCGCAACCGACAGGCTGGTCGACATCGTGGGCGAGGGCTTCGACCTCGCCATTCGCGGGCATACGACGCCGCTGCAGAACTCGACACTCGTGCAGCGCGCCATCGCGAGCGTGCCGTGGTACCTGTTCGCCAGCCCGGCCTATCTTGCGAAGATGAAGGAGCCGCAAAGCCCGGAAGACCTTCTGCACCACGCGAGCATCTCCATCGTGCGGAACGGCCCGGTGCAGTGGCAATTGAAAGGCCCCGGCGGCAAGGAATTCGTGGTTGCCATGGCCCCGCGCTTCCAGAGCAACAGCATGGTGTCCCTCAAGGAAGCCGCCTGCGCCGGCCTCGGCATCGCGGCATTGCCGGGCTATATCTGCCGCAGTGAGCTCGAGGCCGGATCGCTTAGGCAGATCCTGTCCGGCTGGATCGCGGCCGACGCACGCATTGCCGCACTCATTCCCTATCGCACCGGACTGCTGCCTGCGGTGCGATCGCTGGTGGACTTCCTGGCGGTCGAGATACCGAAGGTCACCAGCTTCGCAGGCCACTGA
- a CDS encoding LysR family transcriptional regulator, with protein MASLDLEWISVFDEIYKALNVSRAAEKLGISQGAASTALGRLRSYYGDPLFTRTSRGMRPTPRADALHPVLRQVRESLENARTGAPVFDPASARRSFRLCMTDLGEISLLPRLLNHLQSLAPGIDIEAEKISADTPRRLEDGAVDLAVGYMPQLDAGFYQQSLFEQDFLCIASVSHPRIGKRLGKQAYGAERHVEVSTPGTGHAAMVEKALVAAGVQRSIALRVPSFLAVAQIVGETDLVATVPRHYARVMLAREPIRQLSVPCELPRYTVKQHWHARFHRDAGNAWLRQVVAGLMPPAVMSPPAKRR; from the coding sequence ATGGCGTCGCTCGATCTGGAATGGATCTCGGTCTTCGACGAGATCTACAAGGCCCTGAACGTTTCGCGCGCCGCAGAAAAGCTCGGCATCAGCCAGGGTGCGGCCAGCACGGCACTCGGGCGCCTGCGAAGCTACTACGGCGATCCGCTCTTCACCCGCACGTCACGCGGCATGCGGCCGACACCACGGGCGGACGCGCTGCACCCTGTGCTGCGCCAGGTGCGCGAGAGCCTCGAGAACGCGAGGACCGGCGCACCTGTCTTCGACCCGGCCAGTGCCCGACGCTCGTTCCGGCTGTGCATGACGGACCTGGGCGAGATCTCCCTGCTCCCCCGGCTGTTGAACCACCTGCAGTCCCTCGCGCCCGGCATCGACATCGAGGCCGAGAAGATTTCCGCCGACACACCCAGGCGCCTTGAAGATGGCGCGGTTGACCTCGCCGTGGGCTACATGCCGCAGCTCGACGCCGGCTTCTACCAGCAGTCGCTCTTCGAGCAGGACTTCCTGTGCATCGCGAGCGTCTCCCATCCACGCATCGGCAAGCGGCTGGGCAAGCAGGCCTACGGCGCCGAGCGCCACGTCGAAGTGAGTACCCCGGGCACCGGCCACGCCGCGATGGTGGAAAAAGCGCTCGTCGCGGCCGGCGTCCAGCGCAGCATCGCCTTGCGGGTGCCGAGCTTTCTTGCCGTCGCGCAGATCGTCGGAGAGACGGACCTGGTGGCCACCGTGCCGCGCCACTATGCGCGCGTGATGCTGGCGCGGGAGCCCATCCGCCAGCTGTCCGTTCCCTGCGAGCTGCCGCGCTACACGGTCAAGCAGCACTGGCACGCGCGCTTTCACAGGGACGCGGGCAACGCTTGGCTCCGGCAGGTCGTCGCGGGCTTGATGCCTCCAGCAGTGATGAGTCCGCCCGCGAAGAGGCGATGA
- a CDS encoding iron-containing alcohol dehydrogenase: protein MNHLNCLPQDAVFWGENTLAAALPRIGDYGIERPIVFTVEPLEALARDHVEPHLKDTAGYFVDLPAHVPDVAVHAALEACLRSNAGAIVGLGGGSVLDAAKAVSHLHHGRTGRHLPIVALPTTLSGSEFSHYFGITETDRPQKFKRSYAVRETTPKVVLIDPLLVRGTPRALLLSSAIKGIDHAVEGMRKVMRSHPHAIMAASGVDRFLRVLEKWPAKLETRAAMEAGLVTGDDLLQLQLGAWQCYFSPASVIYGLSHRIGHILGGSFGLPHSATSCITLAPVIQACADFYGDKLEALSPGGPGAAARLAGRIAAVVAALGLPSRVSDFDLDHAKLPEVAALLKANYPQEVADLGDDAPARLDALLESLW from the coding sequence ATGAACCATCTGAACTGCCTGCCGCAAGACGCGGTGTTCTGGGGCGAGAACACGCTGGCCGCTGCGCTCCCGCGCATCGGGGACTACGGCATCGAGCGGCCGATCGTCTTCACGGTCGAACCGCTCGAAGCGCTGGCTCGCGACCATGTCGAGCCGCACCTGAAAGACACTGCCGGCTACTTCGTCGACCTCCCCGCACACGTTCCCGACGTGGCGGTGCACGCAGCGCTCGAGGCCTGCCTGCGCTCGAATGCAGGCGCCATCGTGGGACTCGGCGGCGGCTCGGTGCTCGACGCCGCCAAGGCGGTCTCCCACCTGCATCACGGCCGGACCGGCAGGCATCTGCCGATCGTCGCGCTGCCGACGACCCTCTCGGGCTCGGAGTTCTCGCACTACTTCGGTATCACCGAGACCGACAGGCCGCAGAAGTTCAAGCGTAGCTACGCGGTGCGCGAGACCACGCCGAAGGTCGTGCTCATCGATCCGCTGCTGGTACGCGGCACACCGCGGGCGTTGCTGCTGTCGTCCGCCATCAAGGGCATCGACCATGCCGTCGAGGGAATGCGCAAGGTGATGCGCAGCCATCCGCACGCGATCATGGCCGCCAGCGGCGTGGATCGCTTCCTCCGGGTGCTCGAGAAGTGGCCCGCCAAGCTCGAGACCCGCGCGGCCATGGAGGCGGGGCTCGTGACCGGGGACGACCTGCTGCAACTCCAGCTCGGCGCCTGGCAGTGCTATTTCTCTCCGGCCTCGGTGATCTACGGACTGAGCCACCGCATCGGCCACATCCTGGGCGGCAGCTTCGGTCTGCCGCACAGCGCAACTTCATGCATCACGCTCGCCCCCGTCATCCAGGCATGCGCAGACTTCTACGGCGACAAGCTCGAAGCCCTGTCTCCCGGTGGGCCCGGAGCGGCGGCGCGGCTGGCCGGGCGCATCGCCGCCGTCGTCGCGGCGCTCGGTCTGCCGAGCCGCGTGTCGGACTTCGACCTCGACCATGCAAAGCTGCCGGAGGTGGCCGCGCTGCTCAAGGCCAACTATCCCCAAGAGGTCGCGGATCTCGGCGACGACGCACCCGCGCGCCTCGATGCGCTGCTGGAGAGCCTGTGGTGA
- a CDS encoding glutathione S-transferase family protein: protein MTPPLMTMAASARAAIQDPGRTTVVGDSANPRFELFHAASSLCSQKVRTVMHEKALPYRSNDMLILSSMGPDGLVPAEHYSPAYIRLRLLAARGLDLDFVSGYSGRTSVETEGFDPCVVPLLVDYQAGRVVVDSRQICCYLDAVSSAPVQLVPDDPEARTEVMRQVGIVDRIPNGALLYGFHPDADRRPDPLKSSMETVYDYKIMVLERLIATHADDAELVAACRAKIAKESGGKKVCRDPAFQRAARQTAGDLLKGLERDLEAKSFSCLFGNAFSLADVLWGVNLVRLNYLGLSSMWAGLPHVERYFETLAKRPSLCKEVIQASVRSMPHSAYMDGVAHCAATAAA from the coding sequence ATGACGCCCCCGTTGATGACGATGGCCGCTTCCGCCCGCGCCGCCATCCAGGACCCAGGCCGCACCACGGTCGTGGGTGACAGCGCGAATCCGCGCTTCGAACTGTTCCACGCCGCGAGCTCCCTCTGCTCGCAGAAGGTGCGCACGGTGATGCACGAGAAGGCACTGCCCTATCGTTCCAACGACATGCTCATCCTCAGTTCGATGGGACCGGACGGCCTGGTGCCGGCAGAGCACTACAGCCCGGCCTACATCCGCCTGCGGCTGCTCGCAGCGCGCGGGCTGGATCTGGATTTCGTGAGCGGCTACAGCGGCCGCACCTCGGTCGAAACGGAAGGCTTCGACCCGTGCGTGGTGCCGTTGCTGGTGGACTACCAGGCAGGTCGCGTGGTGGTGGATTCGCGGCAGATCTGCTGCTACCTCGACGCGGTCTCGAGCGCGCCGGTCCAGCTCGTGCCGGACGATCCCGAGGCACGCACAGAGGTGATGCGCCAGGTCGGCATCGTCGACAGGATTCCGAATGGGGCGCTGCTCTACGGCTTTCATCCCGACGCCGACCGGCGGCCTGATCCGCTCAAGTCGTCCATGGAGACGGTCTATGACTACAAGATCATGGTGCTGGAGCGCTTGATTGCCACCCACGCCGACGACGCCGAACTGGTTGCCGCCTGCCGCGCCAAGATCGCGAAGGAGAGCGGCGGCAAGAAGGTGTGCCGCGACCCCGCCTTTCAACGTGCGGCTCGCCAGACGGCGGGCGATCTCCTGAAGGGCCTGGAGCGAGACCTCGAGGCGAAGTCGTTCTCCTGCCTGTTCGGCAACGCCTTCTCGCTCGCCGACGTGCTGTGGGGCGTCAATCTTGTCCGCCTGAACTATCTGGGACTGTCCTCGATGTGGGCAGGCCTTCCCCATGTCGAGCGCTATTTCGAGACGCTCGCCAAGCGGCCTTCCCTCTGCAAGGAGGTGATCCAGGCATCCGTCCGATCGATGCCGCACTCTGCGTACATGGATGGCGTCGCGCACTGTGCCGCCACGGCCGCGGCCTGA